Proteins from a genomic interval of uncultured Flavobacterium sp.:
- a CDS encoding family 16 glycosylhydrolase: MKNLSSIALMLTCVLGFSSCVENSETEKKMDNTSTNVSTAKVAGSPWIKQFEDTFDVGSSLSKWTKVQRTDYNSRYCDYNSSVPTIQSRDGRGCLEIKTTKLSATKYQSGFIKSIYQYTPENNTEYMLSANIKLVAMDGANYKSFADTYGAWPAFWTVQENGWPTHGEIDIMEGYSFAPNASRFTSNLFYGTASGANQLGNVAERQYPGGFNVNGNNGWHLYECFWRMKDNVVTVTIKVDNTTVSTYTNSSVSNLNLNKFENHNIIFNLNVGSNDSNFINPNKINLFTTVMMWVDDVTVYKKPI; encoded by the coding sequence ATGAAAAATTTAAGTAGTATTGCATTAATGCTAACATGTGTTTTAGGATTTTCTTCGTGCGTTGAAAATTCTGAAACAGAAAAAAAAATGGATAATACAAGTACAAATGTGAGTACTGCTAAAGTAGCCGGATCTCCCTGGATCAAACAATTCGAAGATACATTTGATGTAGGTTCTTCACTTTCGAAATGGACAAAGGTGCAACGTACGGATTATAACTCCAGATATTGTGATTACAACAGTTCTGTGCCTACAATACAATCAAGAGATGGAAGAGGCTGTCTGGAAATTAAGACTACAAAGCTGAGTGCAACTAAATACCAATCGGGATTTATTAAGTCTATTTATCAGTATACACCTGAAAATAATACCGAATACATGCTGTCTGCTAATATTAAATTAGTGGCAATGGATGGAGCAAATTATAAATCATTCGCAGATACTTATGGGGCCTGGCCTGCTTTCTGGACTGTTCAGGAAAATGGATGGCCTACACATGGAGAAATTGATATTATGGAAGGGTATTCTTTTGCACCAAATGCATCTCGTTTTACATCGAATCTTTTTTATGGCACAGCTTCGGGTGCGAACCAATTAGGAAACGTAGCAGAGCGACAATATCCGGGTGGATTTAATGTAAACGGAAACAATGGATGGCATTTATATGAATGTTTCTGGAGAATGAAAGATAATGTGGTAACGGTAACTATAAAGGTCGATAATACAACAGTTTCTACATATACTAACAGTAGCGTATCTAACCTTAATTTAAATAAATTTGAGAATCATAATATAATTTTCAACTTGAATGTAGGTTCAAATGATTCAAATTTTATAAATCCTAATAAAATAAATTTATTTACAACTGTTATGATGTGGGTAGACGATGTTACAGTATATAAGAAGCCGATATAA
- a CDS encoding glycoside hydrolase family 43 protein, giving the protein MKNQTKIFFVAMCSLLGIKMEAQNPIIKDIFTADPAPLVHKGILYLYTGHDVATQEDTNYKMADWHVFSTTNMKDWKDHGAPLSPGTFSWATGDAYAAQCIERDGKFYWFVATFHKKDEISGGGAAIGVAVSDSPTGPFKDAIGKALIVNEMTTDMKFAWDDIDPTVFVDDDGQAYLFWGNGSCKWVKLKKNMTEVDGSITTFTPKNYIEGPWVYKRKGLYYLVYASAGTKPEMIEYCTSKNITGPWAYQGIIQENVQNSFTTHPGIIDYKGKSYFFYHNGSLPTGGSYRRSICVDYMHYNKDGTIQKIIQTTEGVSKIK; this is encoded by the coding sequence ATGAAAAACCAAACCAAAATTTTCTTTGTAGCAATGTGCAGTTTGTTAGGAATTAAAATGGAAGCACAAAATCCTATAATCAAAGATATTTTCACTGCAGATCCGGCTCCTCTTGTACATAAAGGCATATTGTATTTGTATACAGGACATGATGTAGCGACTCAGGAAGACACAAATTATAAAATGGCCGACTGGCATGTGTTTTCTACAACAAATATGAAAGACTGGAAAGATCACGGAGCACCGCTTTCACCTGGCACATTTTCGTGGGCTACAGGAGATGCTTATGCAGCTCAATGTATCGAGAGAGATGGAAAGTTTTATTGGTTTGTTGCTACATTCCACAAGAAAGACGAGATAAGCGGCGGTGGCGCGGCAATAGGTGTAGCGGTTTCAGACAGTCCTACAGGTCCTTTTAAAGATGCAATTGGAAAAGCGCTTATAGTAAATGAAATGACAACAGATATGAAATTTGCCTGGGATGATATTGACCCAACCGTATTTGTTGACGATGATGGACAGGCTTACTTGTTTTGGGGGAATGGAAGCTGTAAATGGGTAAAGCTGAAAAAGAATATGACAGAAGTAGATGGATCTATTACCACTTTCACACCTAAAAATTATATCGAGGGACCTTGGGTATACAAAAGAAAAGGACTTTACTATTTAGTATATGCCAGTGCAGGTACAAAACCAGAAATGATAGAATACTGCACTTCTAAAAATATAACAGGACCTTGGGCTTATCAGGGAATTATTCAGGAAAATGTACAAAATAGTTTTACCACACATCCGGGTATTATTGACTATAAAGGAAAATCATACTTTTTTTATCACAACGGAAGTTTACCAACAGGCGGCAGTTACAGACGTTCAATTTGTGTAGATTATATGCATTATAACAAGGACGGAACCATTCAAAAAATAATACAAACCACAGAAGGTGTAAGTAAGATCAAGTAA
- a CDS encoding TIM-barrel domain-containing protein: MQKIIYILFLSFVSTLSSAQEYKGYTLTKDKLSIDLSEGILNIIPLTEKSIRVQYQIGNLKETQEFVFINTPKVPDFVLKETESTLKLSTKTTTVTFDKKTGVIAYSDKSGKIFLSEKANTRRLKPATIMGEPCFEAEQGFESPEDEYLFGLGQFQDGFYNLKNVTRKLIQVNTQIAIPFLVSSKGYGLLWHQYGLTYFNPTTQSITLTKNTINEGEKREIEVTTTSGTQKVSEQQSVYSGNFSIAKEGEYSVMLDLGDMDSRHLVLIDGSDVINQSNLWLPPAVSKLVQLKEGEHTVKVICKSSNTPSLSLKLSNNETVFNSPNAKSLDYVVFAGKNTDEIIANYRNLTGTVPMLPKWAFGFWQCRERYTSGEHLVSTIKEFRKRNLPVDVIVQDWQYWGKYGWGVPKFDETHYPDPEKFIKEIHDLNAHFSISVWENLSKESEIAKEYLSKDLFIPNSPWIDIFNPETQKVHWNALNKNLFALGVDSWWMDATEPENDALKGKKTYFGLGDFYRLTYPLFVSKAIYEGQRNANPEKRVVILTRSAFLGQQRYGTINWSGDIGWNWETYKRQIVAGLNYNLTGMPYWTTDIGGFFRPGSTQYTDEKYHEILIRWFQWAVFNPIFRMHGYQTETEPWKYGEKVENNMRSMMNLRYQLLPYIYSEAWQISKNNSTLMRPLIMDFNNDTTAISQEYQYMFGKSFLIAPVTKPDVTHWDVYLPKNNAWFDFWTNKRFEGGQTISTSTPLDKIPVFVKEGSIVPMGNVIQNTNSKQDVLEIRIYTGKDGAFTLYDDEGDNYNYEKGAHIEIPIIWNEKNQSLTLEKQIGNYKNRTAIYTMNIVWISANQNEKVFKTVKYTGKKVVIKKSDDKN; this comes from the coding sequence ATGCAGAAGATTATTTATATTTTGTTTTTAAGTTTTGTATCCACTTTAAGTAGTGCACAAGAGTATAAAGGATATACATTAACTAAAGACAAATTATCTATAGATTTATCTGAGGGAATCCTCAATATAATTCCACTTACCGAAAAATCAATAAGAGTACAATATCAAATAGGAAATTTAAAAGAAACACAAGAGTTTGTCTTTATCAATACGCCTAAAGTACCCGATTTTGTATTGAAAGAAACCGAAAGCACTTTAAAGCTCAGCACAAAAACAACAACAGTTACATTCGATAAAAAGACGGGAGTTATTGCTTATAGTGACAAATCAGGCAAAATATTTCTTAGCGAAAAAGCAAATACAAGAAGATTAAAACCAGCCACTATTATGGGAGAACCTTGTTTTGAAGCAGAACAAGGTTTTGAATCTCCTGAAGATGAATATTTATTTGGCTTAGGACAGTTTCAGGATGGTTTTTATAATTTAAAAAATGTAACCCGTAAACTAATCCAGGTTAACACACAAATTGCAATTCCGTTTTTAGTATCCAGCAAAGGTTATGGATTGTTATGGCATCAGTACGGATTAACCTATTTTAATCCTACAACTCAAAGTATTACTTTGACCAAGAATACAATAAATGAAGGTGAAAAACGAGAAATTGAAGTAACAACAACTTCGGGAACACAAAAAGTTTCAGAACAACAGTCTGTATATTCAGGGAATTTTTCAATAGCCAAAGAAGGAGAATACTCCGTCATGCTTGATCTGGGAGACATGGACAGCCGTCATTTAGTATTAATTGATGGTAGTGATGTAATTAATCAATCTAATTTATGGCTGCCGCCGGCAGTGAGCAAGTTAGTTCAATTAAAAGAAGGGGAGCATACTGTAAAAGTAATTTGCAAATCGAGTAACACGCCATCTCTTAGTTTAAAACTTTCTAATAATGAAACCGTTTTTAATTCTCCAAATGCAAAATCACTTGATTATGTTGTTTTTGCGGGAAAAAATACAGACGAAATTATAGCGAATTATCGTAACCTGACGGGCACTGTACCAATGTTACCCAAATGGGCATTTGGTTTTTGGCAGTGTCGTGAGCGATATACTTCTGGCGAGCATCTGGTTTCTACAATCAAAGAATTTAGAAAACGCAATTTACCTGTCGATGTTATTGTACAAGACTGGCAGTATTGGGGTAAATATGGCTGGGGTGTACCAAAATTTGATGAAACACATTATCCCGATCCTGAAAAGTTTATAAAAGAAATTCATGATTTGAATGCACATTTTTCTATTTCTGTGTGGGAAAATCTGAGTAAGGAATCTGAAATTGCCAAGGAATATTTATCGAAAGATTTATTCATTCCCAACAGCCCATGGATAGATATTTTTAATCCTGAAACTCAAAAAGTACATTGGAATGCACTGAACAAAAATTTATTTGCCCTGGGTGTAGATTCCTGGTGGATGGATGCCACAGAACCTGAAAACGATGCATTAAAAGGAAAGAAGACTTATTTTGGTTTAGGCGATTTTTACCGTTTGACCTATCCGTTATTTGTCAGCAAAGCAATCTATGAAGGACAAAGAAATGCCAATCCCGAAAAAAGAGTAGTTATTCTGACCCGTTCGGCATTTTTAGGGCAGCAACGATATGGTACAATCAATTGGTCAGGAGATATTGGATGGAATTGGGAAACCTATAAACGCCAAATAGTGGCAGGTCTAAATTATAATCTCACAGGAATGCCTTACTGGACTACTGATATTGGTGGATTCTTTCGTCCCGGATCAACACAATATACAGATGAAAAGTATCATGAAATACTTATTCGTTGGTTTCAATGGGCTGTTTTCAATCCCATATTCCGAATGCATGGCTATCAAACAGAAACTGAACCTTGGAAATATGGTGAAAAAGTAGAAAATAATATGCGTTCTATGATGAATCTTCGATATCAATTACTGCCCTATATCTATTCAGAAGCATGGCAGATATCAAAGAATAATTCAACATTGATGCGGCCTTTAATTATGGATTTTAATAATGACACGACTGCCATAAGCCAGGAGTATCAATACATGTTTGGAAAATCATTTTTGATAGCGCCTGTCACAAAACCAGATGTCACCCATTGGGATGTTTATTTACCCAAAAATAACGCTTGGTTTGATTTCTGGACCAATAAACGATTTGAAGGAGGGCAGACCATTTCGACTTCAACACCATTGGATAAAATTCCTGTTTTTGTAAAAGAAGGTTCAATTGTACCTATGGGTAATGTAATCCAGAATACAAACTCTAAACAAGACGTTCTTGAAATCCGGATTTATACTGGTAAAGACGGCGCATTTACATTATATGATGATGAAGGTGATAATTATAATTATGAAAAAGGGGCACATATTGAAATCCCTATAATCTGGAATGAAAAAAATCAAAGTCTGACCTTGGAAAAACAAATAGGTAATTATAAAAATCGAACAGCAATATACACAATGAATATTGTATGGATCTCTGCAAATCAAAATGAAAAGGTCTTCAAAACAGTAAAATATACGGGTAAAAAAGTAGTGATAAAAAAATCAGATGATAAAAATTGA
- a CDS encoding endo-1,4-beta-xylanase has product MKIKFLLMLTCFVFFLNACSKDDNEAAGTLETPIANAPKDVNDNGFKAKWNYVSNSKSYLLDVSTSQDFTTFVPNYNAKPVTDLNEVVVGLTGGTQYYYRVRAKTETQISDYSNVISVVTTGSNGIPEDPTFLKVKANKLANPFFIGMAIKSSQLTSGSPYDIILKNEFSSISAEYEMKMDKISISSGVYDWTVADKIVAYGNDNGINVHGHALVWHNAVPQWLKDFSGTDAEFAAEVKKYITAVVTHYAGKVKSWDVVNEAVDDNGGTMRNTIFLKRMGPNYVKDCFQWARNAATAAGDTSLLLFYNDYATSNNIAKQDKVFSLVDDLKASKVIDGIGFQMHNTYLSPTKAQIETDLNRAVSKGLKIHVSELDIQVNQFNDVSTFTNERRLAQKDKYKEMVKIYNALPAANKYALSIWGMKDNESWIPFNNEMGHPGNDWPLLYDSNFAIKSSHTGFLEGLN; this is encoded by the coding sequence ATGAAAATTAAATTTTTACTAATGCTGACCTGCTTCGTCTTTTTTCTAAATGCCTGCTCAAAAGACGACAACGAAGCTGCTGGTACTTTAGAAACACCAATTGCAAACGCTCCAAAAGATGTAAACGATAATGGATTTAAAGCAAAATGGAATTATGTTTCCAACTCAAAAAGCTATCTTTTAGATGTTTCAACCAGCCAGGATTTCACCACTTTTGTGCCAAATTATAATGCAAAACCGGTTACTGATTTAAACGAAGTTGTAGTAGGTTTAACCGGAGGAACACAATATTATTACCGAGTGAGAGCCAAAACAGAAACACAAATTTCAGATTATTCAAATGTTATTAGTGTTGTAACAACAGGTTCCAACGGTATTCCTGAAGATCCAACTTTTTTAAAGGTAAAAGCAAATAAATTAGCAAACCCATTTTTTATCGGTATGGCTATAAAATCTTCACAATTAACAAGCGGAAGCCCTTATGATATCATTTTGAAAAATGAATTCAGCAGTATTTCTGCCGAATACGAAATGAAAATGGATAAAATTTCTATATCAAGTGGTGTTTACGACTGGACTGTAGCAGATAAAATTGTGGCATACGGAAATGATAATGGCATCAATGTTCACGGTCATGCTCTGGTATGGCATAATGCAGTGCCACAGTGGTTAAAAGATTTTTCTGGTACTGATGCCGAATTTGCTGCAGAAGTGAAAAAATATATCACGGCTGTTGTTACGCATTATGCAGGAAAAGTAAAATCCTGGGATGTTGTTAATGAAGCTGTAGATGACAATGGCGGTACTATGAGAAATACTATTTTTCTTAAAAGAATGGGACCTAATTATGTAAAAGATTGTTTTCAATGGGCAAGAAATGCAGCAACTGCAGCAGGTGACACATCTTTATTATTGTTTTATAATGATTATGCTACATCAAATAATATAGCAAAACAAGATAAAGTTTTTAGCCTTGTAGATGATTTAAAAGCAAGCAAAGTGATTGATGGTATTGGTTTCCAGATGCATAACACTTATTTAAGCCCAACTAAAGCTCAAATAGAAACTGATCTTAACAGAGCTGTGTCAAAAGGCTTAAAAATTCATGTTTCGGAATTAGATATTCAAGTAAATCAATTTAATGATGTCTCTACTTTTACAAACGAAAGAAGGTTAGCTCAAAAAGACAAATACAAAGAAATGGTGAAAATTTATAATGCGCTTCCGGCAGCAAATAAATACGCCTTAAGCATTTGGGGAATGAAGGATAATGAATCCTGGATTCCATTTAACAATGAAATGGGTCACCCAGGAAATGACTGGCCATTACTTTATGATTCAAATTTTGCAATCAAAAGTTCGCATACCGGATTCCTTGAAGGTTTAAACTAA
- a CDS encoding glycosyl hydrolase family 8 encodes MVLYKKRTREYLVIIRFLILIFALIIPAFVISQNKKKTEKSELKKSQYRNLFAAAGYSQIEIDKKLAKAYYDVFEGPNRVYFEEGDSLGYVSDVKNKDARTEGMSYGMMVAVQLNKKEVFDRLWRWSVKYMQHQNGPREGYFAWSVNPETKKQNSAGSASDGELYYITSLLFASNKWGNNTGINYYKGARKILDAMWKKDGTGNVYNIINTEHKQISFVPEGGGYNWTDPSYHVPAFYEIWALYAKDGHEQFYKKCADVSRDFLHKACHPVTGLTSDYAKFNGEPHPTPWLPPAFRYDSWRVPMNIAMDYIWYGKDKKWQEDYAERFQNFLRSKGLDTYNDQFNLDGSTPDFILQAGPVKKLRHSIGLVSTAAAASLVNQDKGSIDFVHAVWNAKLEPYDDGYYDPYYDGLMYLFSLMHLSGKYQIITPEFK; translated from the coding sequence ATGGTTTTATATAAAAAAAGGACTAGGGAATACTTAGTTATAATCCGATTTTTAATACTGATTTTTGCCTTGATTATTCCCGCTTTTGTCATTAGTCAAAATAAGAAGAAAACAGAAAAATCAGAACTTAAAAAATCTCAATATCGGAATCTTTTTGCAGCAGCAGGTTACAGTCAAATTGAAATAGACAAGAAATTAGCCAAAGCATATTATGATGTTTTTGAGGGACCAAATCGAGTGTATTTTGAAGAAGGTGACTCTTTAGGATATGTTTCGGATGTTAAAAATAAGGATGCCCGTACCGAAGGAATGTCATACGGAATGATGGTCGCCGTTCAACTCAATAAAAAAGAGGTTTTTGATCGACTTTGGCGATGGTCTGTAAAATACATGCAACATCAAAACGGACCAAGAGAAGGCTATTTTGCATGGAGTGTAAATCCGGAGACCAAAAAACAAAATTCCGCTGGTTCTGCTTCAGATGGAGAATTGTATTATATAACCAGTCTGCTTTTTGCTTCTAATAAATGGGGTAATAATACAGGAATAAACTACTACAAAGGAGCCAGAAAAATATTGGATGCCATGTGGAAAAAAGACGGTACCGGAAATGTATATAATATTATAAATACTGAACATAAGCAAATATCCTTTGTACCTGAAGGCGGTGGATACAATTGGACAGATCCTTCTTATCATGTTCCTGCATTTTACGAAATATGGGCATTGTATGCAAAAGACGGTCACGAGCAGTTTTATAAAAAATGTGCCGACGTTTCTCGTGATTTTTTACATAAAGCTTGTCATCCTGTAACAGGTCTAACCTCAGATTATGCTAAGTTTAATGGCGAACCTCATCCAACACCTTGGTTGCCACCTGCATTTCGTTATGATTCCTGGCGTGTTCCTATGAATATAGCAATGGATTATATCTGGTACGGAAAAGATAAAAAATGGCAGGAAGATTATGCTGAAAGATTTCAAAATTTTCTTAGATCTAAGGGATTAGATACTTATAATGATCAGTTTAATCTGGATGGTTCTACTCCTGACTTTATTCTTCAGGCAGGTCCGGTCAAAAAACTCAGACACTCAATAGGGTTAGTGTCAACAGCGGCAGCAGCATCTTTAGTCAATCAGGATAAAGGAAGTATCGATTTTGTTCATGCTGTCTGGAATGCTAAACTTGAACCTTATGACGATGGTTACTATGATCCCTATTATGATGGACTAATGTACCTCTTCAGTTTAATGCATCTTAGTGGGAAATATCAAATTATAACTCCGGAATTTAAATAA
- a CDS encoding alpha/beta hydrolase-fold protein, with the protein MKQYTIVMLLVFILSGSVVSAQASQTSIIIEDFKPSGVNQPGQEYPKVNSQGYARFQILAPEAKSVVVSLGLGGAKGGTVLAKEEDGYWRGTTAGAMDEGFHYYHVTVDGGIFNDPGALNFYGSTRWESGIEIPAHDQDFYSLKDVPHGNVQQILFPSKSTNTSRRAFVYTPPGYHKDKTKQYPVLYLQHGWGEDETAWSNQGRVNLIMDNLIAEGKIKPFIIVMTYGMTNDVKYGGLASFKIEPFQTVLVDELIPYVDSNFRTLSNQANRAMAGLSMGGMETHSITLNKPDVFSYYALLSGGIYKPEEIKDKSKAKLIFISCGSRERPESVQTAVKSLKDAGYNAVSYVSENTAHEFLTWRRSFKELAPLLFKE; encoded by the coding sequence ATGAAACAGTATACAATTGTAATGTTATTGGTATTTATTTTGTCAGGTAGTGTAGTTTCTGCACAAGCAAGCCAGACTTCTATTATTATCGAAGATTTTAAACCTTCGGGAGTTAATCAGCCCGGACAAGAATATCCAAAAGTCAACTCTCAGGGTTATGCGCGATTTCAAATTTTAGCTCCCGAAGCTAAATCTGTTGTAGTAAGTCTTGGATTGGGCGGAGCAAAAGGAGGAACTGTTCTCGCAAAAGAGGAAGATGGTTACTGGAGAGGTACAACTGCAGGTGCAATGGACGAAGGATTTCACTATTATCATGTAACTGTCGATGGCGGTATTTTTAACGATCCGGGCGCACTCAACTTTTATGGTTCTACGCGTTGGGAAAGCGGTATCGAAATTCCGGCACATGATCAGGATTTTTATTCGCTGAAAGATGTTCCGCACGGAAATGTACAGCAGATTCTTTTTCCTTCAAAAAGCACCAATACATCACGCAGAGCTTTTGTTTATACACCGCCAGGATATCATAAAGATAAAACGAAACAGTATCCGGTTTTGTATTTACAGCATGGCTGGGGAGAAGACGAAACTGCCTGGAGCAATCAGGGACGTGTCAATTTAATCATGGATAATTTGATTGCAGAAGGCAAAATAAAACCATTCATTATTGTAATGACTTACGGAATGACAAACGATGTTAAATACGGCGGTTTGGCAAGTTTCAAAATCGAACCATTCCAGACCGTTCTTGTAGACGAGTTAATTCCTTATGTTGATTCAAATTTTCGCACACTTAGTAATCAGGCAAATCGCGCAATGGCTGGTTTATCAATGGGAGGAATGGAAACACATAGTATTACGCTTAATAAACCTGATGTTTTTTCGTATTACGCACTTCTAAGCGGAGGTATTTATAAACCGGAAGAAATTAAAGATAAATCAAAAGCTAAGCTGATTTTTATAAGTTGTGGTAGCCGCGAAAGACCGGAGTCTGTGCAAACTGCAGTAAAAAGTCTGAAAGATGCCGGATACAATGCGGTTTCTTATGTCTCTGAAAATACAGCTCATGAATTTTTGACCTGGCGCCGCAGCTTCAAAGAATTAGCACCGCTTTTATTTAAAGAGTAA